The Glycine soja cultivar W05 chromosome 8, ASM419377v2, whole genome shotgun sequence genome has a window encoding:
- the LOC114423020 gene encoding protein RMD5 homolog, protein MELSAIKDAFDRVTKKQKLSCSKTQEAIDLIRQEIESVLDTLQSVNNTDHELDYKTVLNELKASLLKIAPLSQMEGTQKELNLALTKYGKLHEKHFNPDISKAYRNVDIDIHTLNQIIANHFYRQGLFEIGDHFMSVVGELESAAIMKSPFLEMYQILEAMQNLNLEPALNWAATNGDKLAQSGSDIVLKLNSMQFVKILQNGSREEALHYARTHLSPFATSHMTDIQKLMGCLLWTGKLDRSPYHALLSASNWDKLAEELKRQFCNLLGQSYNSPLSVTVAAGVQVLPPLLKFMNVMAGKKHEWQSMNQLPVLVELDREFQFHSIFVCPVSKEQATEDNPPMLMSCGHVLCKQSILKMSKNSTKMFKCPYCPFDIDAAQCKQLYF, encoded by the coding sequence ATGGAGCTGAGTGCTATAAAAGACGCATTTGACCGTGTTACTAAGAAGCAAAAGTTATCTTGTTCCAAGACTCAAGAAGCAATTGATCTGATCAGACAGGAAATTGAGAGTGTTTTAGACACGCTGCAGTCAGTGAATAACACTGACCATGAACTTGATTATAAAACTGTCCTGAATGAGCTTAAGGCCAGTTTACTTAAAATTGCTCCACTTAGTCAAATGGAAGGTACACAGAAGGAGCTAAATTTAGCACTCACCAAGTATGGGAAGCTTCATGAGAAACATTTCAACCCTGATATATCCAAGGCTTACAGAAATGTCGACATTGATATACATACATTAAACCAAATAATTGCCAACCATTTTTATCGCCAGGGCCTTTTTGAGATAGGGGACCATTTTATGAGTGTGGTTGGAGAGCTAGAATCCGCAGCCATTATGAAATCTCCATTTCTGGAAATGTATCAAATACTTGAAGCCATGCAGAATCTGAACCTAGAGCCAGCCCTCAACTGGGCTGCCACTAATGGTGACAAACTTGCTCAAAGTGGATCTGATATTGTGTTGAAACTTAACTCCatgcaatttgtgaaaatactTCAAAATGGAAGTAGAGAGGAAGCTCTTCATTATGCTCGAACACACCTTTCTCCTTTTGCTACCAGTCACATGACTGATATTCAGAAACTTATGGGCTGTCTTCTATGGACGGGAAAGCTTGATCGATCTCCTTACCATGCATTACTATCAGCATCTAACTGGGATAAGTTGGCCGAGGAACTTAAAAGGCAGTTCTGCAATCTTTTGGGACAGTCGTATAATAGTCCATTGAGCGTGACCGTAGCAGCAGGGGTCCAGGTTTTGCCACCTCTCCTCAAATTTATGAATGTCATGGCAGGGAAGAAGCATGAATGGCAATCTATGAACCAGTTACCGGTGCTGGTTGAGTTGGACCGTGAGTTCCAGTTCCATTCTATTTTCGTTTGTCCTGTCTCCAAGGAACAAGCAACTGAGGATAACCCTCCGATGTTAATGTCCTGTGGCCATGTCCTCTGCAAGCAGTCTATCTTGAAGATGTCCAAGAATAGCACAAAAATGTTTAAGTGCCCATATTGTCCCTTTGATATTGATGCAGCACAGTGCAAGCAGCTATATTTCTGA
- the LOC114423021 gene encoding probable E3 ubiquitin-protein ligase EDA40: protein MVSGWRRTFRTSNTIPQNTQEPENCNYCYDNNNINSSPKITSTNFSSSIPTLHSRTNSPLSKHNNNNARTPSPTKRNTPVSFHQSTPSSPNSPSTFSLLKSTLRLSKGSCEICMRSVKTGEGKAIFTAECSHVFHFPCLAGHVKKHRMVTCPVCNANWKQLQQNADENKGNAELKTTRSFKLHNYDDDEPLMSPTSVSRFNPIPESSENEEEEDEEQNDEETNFNVSSMIRTKNIDAFFSPEAAVVASNRSSETYVAVLNVKSQPRNAAANRPPADLVAVIDVGGSVSGEEYRMLKRSMQVVISSLGSADRLSVVAFSGGSKRLFPLRRMTGRGQMAARRVVDALSSVELRRDGTAARNNALKKAARVLEDRRQKNTVAKIILLTNSHEDQRLSSTRFDIHSLRFSYDGACNHAQHDHELAKRVGNLLSVAAQDFKLELKLTSRSAPAEISAVYSLAKGCTDALSPESVALGDLYAAEGREILVELKVPAGTASRGSHQRVISVRCSHRDPFTRELVISKDRELNVPRPRTVRSCDPRIERLRRCQVSARAVAESRRLMARNDVSGALELLSSARASVSREQGDECLRWLESEQAELRSQKLRSSCNNNCFDEKGEPLTPMSAWRVAERLAKVAIMRKSMNRVSDLHGFEDARF from the exons ATGGTTTCGGGATGGAGAAGGACGTTTCGCACATCCAATACCATTCCCCAAAACACGCAAGAACCAGAAAATTGTAATTATTGTtacgacaacaacaacatcaattcAAGTCCCAAAATCACTTCCACCAATTTCTCATCATCAATTCCCACCCTCCATTCCCGAACCAATTCACCACTTTccaaacacaataataataatgcaagAACTCCCTCTCCCACCAAACGCAATACCCCCGTGTCGTTTCATCAATCCACTCCCTCTTCCCCAAACTCACCCTCAACCTTCTCTCTTCTCAAATCCACCTTACGCTTATCCAAA GGCTCATGCGAAATCTGCATGCGGAGTGTGAAAACCGGCGAAGGAAAAGCGATTTTCACTGCGGAGTGTTCTCACGTCTTTCACTTCCCATGCCTAGCAGGTCACGTGAAAAAACACCGAATGGTCACGTGCCCTGTGTGCAACGCTAACTGGAAACAACTGCAGCAAAACGCAGACGAAAACAAAGGAAACGCAGAACTCAAAACGACGAGGTCGTTTAAGCTCCACAACTACGACGACGACGAGCCTCTCATGTCGCCCACGTCGGTCTCGCGTTTCAATCCGATTCCCGAATCTAGTgagaacgaagaagaagaagatgaagaacaaaaCGACGAAGAAACAAATTTCAATGTGTCGTCGATGATCAGAACCAAAAACATCGACGCGTTCTTCTCGCCGGAGGCTGCGGTTGTGGCTTCCAACCGGAGTTCCGAGACGTACGTTGCGGTGTTGAATGTGAAGTCTCAGCCGCGTAACGCGGCGGCGAATCGGCCGCCGGCGGATCTCGTCGCGGTGATCGACGTCGGAGGGAGTGTTTCCGGCGAAGAGTATCGGATGCTGAAGCGCTCGATGCAGGTTGTTATCTCGTCGCTCGGCTCCGCTGATCGTCTCTCTGTCGTCGCATTCTCCGGCGGATCGAAACGGCTGTTTCCCCTGCGGAGGATGACCGGCCGCGGCCAGATGGCGGCGCGGCGAGTAGTCGACGCGCTTTCCTCCGTTGAGCTCCGCCGCGATGGAACGGCGGCGAGGAACAACGCGCTGAAGAAAGCCGCGAGGGTTCTGGAAGATCGGCGGCAGAAGAACACCGTCGCGAAAATCATTCTCCTCACAAACAGCCACGAGGATCAGCGATTATCCTCCACGCGCTTCGACATTCATTCACTGAGATTCTCTTACGATGGCGCGTGTAACCACGCGCAACACGACCACGAGTTAGCGAAGCGCGTGGGCAATTTGTTGAGCGTGGCGGCACAGGACTTCAAACTCGAGTTAAAACTCACGTCTCGCTCGGCTCCGGCGGAGATCTCCGCCGTGTATTCTCTGGCCAAGGGTTGCACCGACGCTCTCTCGCCGGAATCCGTCGCGCTCGGCGATCTCTACGCGGCGGAGGGGAGAGAAATTCTAGTGGAGTTGAAAGTGCCAGCTGGCACAGCTTCGCGTGGGTCCCACCAACGTGTTATATCCGTACGGTGTTCCCATCGTGACCCCTTCACTCGAGAGCTTGTTATTTCCAAGGATCGTGAGTTAAACGTTCCGCGACCCCGCACGGTTCGATCATGCGACCCCAGAATCGAACGGTTAAGACGTTGCCAGGTCAGCGCTCGCGCCGTAGCCGAGTCGAGAAGGTTGATGGCTCGTAACGACGTGTCTGGCGCGCTTGAGTTGCTATCCTCGGCTCGAGCATCTGTGAGCCGCGAACAGGGTGATGAGTGCTTGCGCTGGCTCGAATCCGAACAAGCCGAGCTGAGGAGCCAAAAGTTAAGAAGTAGTTGTAATAATAATTGCTTCGATGAAAAGGGGGAGCCACTTACGCCGATGTCGGCTTGGAGAGTAGCTGAGAGACTGGCTAAAGTGGCTATTATGAGAAAGTCTATGAACAGAGTCAGTGACTTGCATGGCTTCGAGGATGCCagattttaa